In one window of Methanolobus mangrovi DNA:
- a CDS encoding Rieske (2Fe-2S) protein: MKQENNWIFALKADDLNDGEKKPLLIEGNKVLVLRIDGDFFAMSNKCPHMECPLSKGTLEQYVIKCPCHDWKFDIRNGEFLDAREIKVPLYEIKVMEGSVFVNLEGADK, from the coding sequence ATGAAACAGGAAAACAACTGGATATTTGCATTGAAGGCAGATGACCTTAATGATGGTGAAAAGAAGCCCTTACTGATCGAAGGTAACAAAGTGCTGGTTCTCAGGATCGATGGTGACTTTTTTGCAATGTCCAATAAATGTCCACATATGGAGTGTCCTCTTTCAAAGGGAACTCTTGAACAATACGTGATCAAATGTCCCTGTCATGACTGGAAATTTGATATTCGCAACGGTGAATTCCTTGATGCAAGAGAGATCAAGGTCCCTCTCTATGAGATAAAAGTTATGGAAGGCAGTGTTTTTGTAAATCTGGAAGGTGCAGACAAATGA
- a CDS encoding glutaredoxin family protein, translated as MKKVVMYTLSTCPWCMRAKKFFREHDVPFEYTDYDKADDSTKKAIRADCLAHGSEMSFPFVKIGGDVVVGYNPDKYSKLLGL; from the coding sequence ATGAAAAAAGTTGTGATGTACACCCTCAGTACCTGTCCCTGGTGTATGAGGGCAAAGAAGTTCTTCAGGGAACATGATGTTCCATTTGAGTATACAGATTATGATAAGGCAGATGATAGTACTAAAAAAGCTATCAGGGCAGATTGTCTGGCACATGGTTCGGAAATGTCGTTTCCATTTGTGAAAATAGGTGGGGATGTGGTTGTAGGGTACAACCCGGATAAGTATTCTAAATTACTGGGGTTGTGA
- a CDS encoding ferredoxin-thioredoxin reductase catalytic domain-containing protein: MDTEKRKEQLRTMFAKVVDHLGYKFSPDEELVDFLLEQEVNIEKEKGHPFCPCQGLTGEREYDMKLVCPCIPFHREHYDAMKRCWCGMYVHKDVDDPDSLMQISLKEFLESKK; encoded by the coding sequence ATGGATACTGAAAAGCGAAAAGAACAGCTCAGGACGATGTTTGCAAAGGTTGTGGATCATCTGGGTTACAAATTCAGTCCTGATGAGGAATTGGTTGATTTCCTGCTTGAGCAGGAGGTCAATATCGAGAAGGAGAAAGGACATCCTTTTTGTCCATGCCAGGGTCTTACAGGTGAAAGGGAATATGATATGAAACTTGTATGTCCATGCATACCTTTTCACAGGGAGCACTATGATGCCATGAAACGCTGCTGGTGTGGCATGTATGTGCATAAGGATGTTGATGACCCTGACAGTCTGATGCAGATATCGCTAAAAGAATTCCTCGAATCAAAAAAATAG
- a CDS encoding MarR family winged helix-turn-helix transcriptional regulator, which produces MKQSERIGAKIAYIFSHNHHYIENALESYKLKGPMFAFLLTLSHKDGCSQESLARYLMFSKATATRVITALEKEGYVYRERDENDKRIYRVFISDKGREVVPAINAALQEWNGILLSDLSDEEEQIFRKLLDKTKNTLMEFDRQS; this is translated from the coding sequence ATGAAGCAGTCTGAAAGAATCGGTGCTAAGATCGCATACATCTTTTCGCACAATCACCATTACATCGAGAATGCGCTTGAATCATACAAGCTGAAAGGTCCAATGTTTGCATTCCTGCTGACTCTCTCTCATAAAGACGGTTGTTCTCAGGAAAGTCTGGCACGCTATCTTATGTTTAGCAAAGCTACGGCAACCAGGGTCATTACGGCACTTGAAAAAGAAGGCTATGTCTATCGTGAGAGGGATGAGAATGATAAACGCATATATCGGGTTTTTATCTCGGACAAAGGCAGGGAAGTTGTTCCGGCGATAAACGCTGCTCTTCAGGAATGGAATGGAATTCTGCTTTCAGACCTGTCAGATGAAGAGGAACAGATATTCAGAAAGCTTCTCGATAAAACAAAAAATACCCTTATGGAATTTGACAGACAGTCATAA
- a CDS encoding Rieske (2Fe-2S) protein: MPEKSWFFAIKDDDLKEGSMEFARVKGTPVILIRKNDAVYSLFGKCKHMGCRLSKGTFSEEYVLKCPCHGWEYDIRTGKYLGDKDEALSVFENKIEGGDILVLL, encoded by the coding sequence ATGCCGGAAAAATCCTGGTTCTTTGCTATAAAAGACGATGATCTTAAAGAAGGCAGTATGGAGTTTGCAAGGGTAAAAGGGACACCTGTGATTCTGATCAGGAAGAATGATGCAGTATATTCCCTCTTTGGGAAATGCAAACATATGGGCTGTCGTTTATCAAAAGGTACTTTCAGTGAAGAATATGTGCTCAAATGCCCATGCCATGGTTGGGAATACGACATAAGGACCGGTAAGTATCTTGGAGACAAGGACGAAGCTCTTTCAGTCTTCGAGAATAAGATTGAAGGCGGAGACATACTTGTCCTTCTTTAA
- a CDS encoding Rieske (2Fe-2S) protein has protein sequence MTSWTVAASENDVKEGKMKPVEVGGSRILLIRIDGEIFAIENRCPHMNCPLQGGILLDHSIKCSCHSWTFDLRTGAYVASDKIKVNVYETQVMDGSISVLV, from the coding sequence ATGACTTCATGGACTGTAGCTGCAAGCGAAAATGATGTGAAAGAAGGCAAAATGAAACCAGTAGAAGTAGGAGGTTCAAGAATTCTCCTAATTCGCATTGACGGGGAAATATTTGCCATTGAGAATCGTTGTCCTCATATGAACTGTCCTCTTCAGGGTGGTATTCTTCTGGATCACTCTATCAAATGTTCCTGCCATAGCTGGACTTTTGACCTTCGAACCGGAGCATATGTGGCATCAGACAAGATAAAGGTAAACGTATATGAAACACAGGTGATGGATGGAAGTATTTCCGTTCTTGTGTGA
- the nifD gene encoding nitrogenase molybdenum-iron protein alpha chain, with protein sequence MSSEVEQSQNIIDEMMKIYPDKVAKDRRQHLTVKDSCSEENHIEANAKTIPGIMTNRGCAYAGGKGVVMGPIKDMVHITHGPIGCGYYTWGTRRNMGKAEDGGDNYLQYCFSTDMGETDIVFGGEKKLKAAIDDAVRIFKPGAISINATCPVGLIGDDIEAVAAEAEREHGVKIMSLRCEGYRGVSQSAGHHIASNILMEHVVGTEVLENPTPFDINIFGEYNIGGDLWEIKPLFEKIGYRIVSSFTGDGSYHALAKAHMAKLSILLCHRSVNYTNRMMEEKYGVPWLKVNYVGIEGTKKSLRKMAQFFDDAEITRKTEEIIEEEMEKIQPELEKYRNKLKGKTAFIYSGGSRSHHYQNLFEDLGMKVLVAGYQFAHRDDYEGRQILDGLKEKASSGILEDLHYEMEEGFEPAISPERMKELKEKLGLMSYEGMMPEMKDGTIAVDDLNHYETEFLIKELKPDLFCSGIKDKYMAQKMGIPSRQIHSYDYSGRYTGFTGVLNFARDVDMAVNNPSWKLIKTPWKAE encoded by the coding sequence ATGAGTTCTGAAGTAGAACAGTCACAAAACATCATTGATGAGATGATGAAGATCTATCCTGATAAGGTCGCAAAGGACAGGAGACAGCACTTAACTGTCAAGGATTCCTGCTCCGAAGAAAATCATATCGAGGCTAATGCCAAGACAATACCAGGCATAATGACAAACCGTGGTTGTGCCTATGCCGGTGGTAAGGGTGTGGTAATGGGACCAATCAAGGATATGGTCCACATCACACACGGACCAATTGGCTGCGGATATTACACCTGGGGAACCAGGAGAAACATGGGTAAGGCAGAAGATGGCGGTGACAACTATCTGCAATACTGTTTCTCAACCGACATGGGAGAAACAGACATTGTATTCGGTGGTGAGAAGAAGCTCAAGGCAGCTATTGATGATGCTGTCAGGATATTCAAGCCTGGTGCAATATCCATCAATGCAACATGTCCAGTAGGACTTATCGGTGATGACATCGAAGCAGTCGCTGCAGAAGCAGAGAGGGAACATGGTGTAAAGATAATGTCCCTTCGCTGTGAAGGGTACAGAGGTGTAAGTCAGTCTGCAGGACACCATATTGCAAGTAACATTCTTATGGAACATGTGGTAGGTACCGAGGTACTTGAAAACCCAACACCATTCGACATCAACATCTTTGGTGAATACAACATTGGTGGTGACCTTTGGGAGATCAAGCCACTCTTTGAGAAGATTGGATATCGTATCGTCTCAAGTTTCACAGGAGACGGTTCATACCACGCTCTTGCAAAGGCACACATGGCAAAGCTCAGTATCCTCCTCTGTCACAGGTCAGTTAACTACACTAACCGTATGATGGAAGAAAAGTATGGAGTACCATGGTTAAAGGTCAACTATGTAGGAATTGAAGGTACAAAGAAGTCACTCAGAAAGATGGCTCAGTTCTTCGATGATGCAGAGATCACAAGGAAGACCGAGGAAATAATCGAAGAAGAGATGGAAAAGATACAGCCAGAACTTGAGAAGTACAGGAACAAACTCAAGGGCAAGACAGCATTCATCTACTCCGGTGGATCCAGATCACACCACTACCAGAATCTCTTTGAAGATCTTGGCATGAAGGTTCTTGTTGCGGGATACCAGTTTGCTCACCGTGATGACTACGAAGGAAGACAGATCCTTGACGGTCTGAAGGAAAAGGCATCCAGCGGAATCCTTGAAGATCTTCACTACGAGATGGAAGAAGGATTTGAACCTGCCATCAGTCCAGAACGCATGAAGGAACTCAAGGAAAAGCTTGGCCTGATGTCCTATGAAGGAATGATGCCGGAAATGAAGGATGGTACCATCGCTGTAGATGACCTCAACCACTACGAAACTGAATTCCTCATCAAGGAACTCAAGCCAGACCTGTTCTGTTCAGGTATCAAGGACAAGTACATGGCACAGAAGATGGGAATTCCATCCAGGCAGATACACTCCTACGACTACAGCGGGCGTTACACCGGTTTCACAGGTGTACTTAACTTCGCAAGGGATGTCGATATGGCAGTGAACAACCCAAGCTGGAAGCTCATAAAGACCCCATGGAAGGCAGAGTAA
- a CDS encoding MATE family efflux transporter, with protein sequence MNNKSEFLGTESINKLLWKLSTPAIIGLLVQAFYNLVDTFFVGRALGEQSVLGIAGVAVAFPLQMLMMAISIGIGVGGSSVISRMLGSGDVNKAEKTLGNVFTYTLILSVIFQILFFFNVDAVLNLFGATVDNLFYAKEYSVVILQGTLAFTFGFVLNNLVRAEGNSKVAMNNMVFSGVLNIFLDAILMFGFGMGVKGAALATVLAQLAGTLYLVYYYLGGKSQVKIKLSNFAPKFNMIKEISLIGFGSFVMGASNSFMMLVLNNVLAIYGGDLSIAVFGVAIKLLMLILMPIIGISHGLQPIVGYNYGAENYARVNESVKTSLMITTFFGLVGFLLLSAFPGTFFSMFSSDADLIGSGASALRIMVLASPLIGLNVIGTTFFQSMGKAKPSFFLSMSRQILFLIPLVILLPYYFDLTGVWMAFPISDLLAALLSMFLVWREYRYFQMQEQP encoded by the coding sequence ATGAACAATAAAAGTGAGTTTTTAGGTACGGAGAGCATTAATAAGCTATTGTGGAAACTATCAACGCCTGCTATAATAGGACTTCTTGTACAGGCATTCTATAACCTGGTGGACACATTCTTTGTTGGAAGGGCATTGGGTGAGCAGAGTGTACTTGGAATTGCAGGTGTAGCTGTTGCTTTTCCTTTACAGATGCTTATGATGGCAATTTCCATTGGAATAGGCGTAGGTGGTTCTTCGGTGATATCCCGTATGCTTGGTTCCGGGGATGTGAACAAAGCTGAAAAAACTCTCGGGAATGTCTTTACCTATACACTGATACTTAGTGTGATTTTTCAGATCCTCTTTTTCTTTAATGTAGATGCAGTACTGAACCTGTTCGGTGCTACTGTTGACAATCTATTCTATGCAAAGGAATACTCTGTTGTGATTCTGCAGGGTACACTGGCATTCACTTTTGGTTTTGTGTTGAATAATCTTGTAAGAGCTGAAGGAAACTCAAAAGTTGCCATGAACAACATGGTCTTTTCAGGAGTACTGAACATCTTCCTTGATGCGATACTAATGTTCGGTTTTGGCATGGGTGTAAAAGGTGCAGCTCTTGCAACCGTACTTGCACAACTGGCAGGAACTCTTTATCTAGTGTATTATTATCTGGGTGGGAAGAGTCAGGTCAAGATCAAATTATCAAATTTTGCTCCAAAATTCAATATGATCAAGGAAATATCATTGATAGGTTTTGGTTCCTTTGTAATGGGTGCATCAAACAGTTTCATGATGCTTGTACTAAATAATGTACTTGCAATTTACGGAGGCGATCTTTCAATAGCAGTATTTGGTGTTGCCATCAAATTACTTATGTTGATTCTTATGCCTATAATAGGTATATCTCATGGTCTGCAGCCAATTGTCGGTTATAATTATGGAGCAGAAAACTATGCAAGAGTTAATGAGTCTGTTAAGACATCACTAATGATCACTACCTTTTTTGGTTTGGTAGGTTTTCTTTTGCTTTCAGCATTTCCAGGCACATTCTTTAGTATGTTCAGCTCCGATGCCGATCTTATCGGCAGTGGAGCATCTGCTCTGAGGATAATGGTACTGGCAAGTCCGTTGATCGGTCTGAATGTTATTGGTACAACATTCTTCCAATCAATGGGAAAAGCAAAGCCATCCTTCTTCCTTTCAATGTCCCGTCAGATATTGTTCCTTATTCCACTGGTGATCCTTCTCCCGTATTACTTCGACCTTACCGGTGTATGGATGGCATTTCCAATATCGGATCTGCTGGCTGCTCTTTTGAGTATGTTCCTTGTCTGGAGGGAATATCGCTATTTTCAAATGCAAGAGCAACCATAA
- the nifK gene encoding nitrogenase molybdenum-iron protein subunit beta: MLDYTPKEEVKRDALVVNPAKICQPIGASYAAMGIHNCMPHSHGSQGCLSYLRMCLTRHFREQTVGTTSSFYEGTAVFGGASNLKKSLANIEAVYTPEVVAIHTTCLSETIGDDVNQIIEDVKMEELIDPSIKLCAASTPSYVGSHVTGYDNMVKSFVTTFATKTKPNGKLNLIPGFVDPGDIREMKRILSIMKIPAIVFPDQTDVFDVGITGDGGLFAKGGTPIGDVEDSANSMGTIALCHMAGGAAANVFHNKFKMPVQIGPVPIGVRFTDRFIMKAAELANVPIPPELEHERARVVDMMTDAHSHFYGKKVAIFGDCDIIEGLTSLVLEMGMEPTVILSGSVSKDFEERVSEMVHPLYPNSQILTGADLFTLHQIIKNEPVDMLIGNTYGKYIALAEDIPLIRVGFPIMDRANLHHFPVMGYAGAARMIEWIGNTFLDIKDKTVPEEELEVVQ; encoded by the coding sequence ATGTTAGATTATACACCAAAGGAAGAAGTTAAGAGAGATGCATTGGTGGTCAATCCTGCCAAGATATGCCAGCCAATTGGTGCATCATATGCTGCAATGGGTATACACAACTGTATGCCCCACAGTCATGGATCACAGGGGTGTCTCTCATATTTGAGAATGTGTCTTACAAGACACTTCAGGGAACAAACCGTAGGAACTACCAGTAGTTTCTATGAAGGTACCGCCGTTTTTGGTGGTGCATCCAATCTTAAGAAGTCACTCGCCAACATTGAGGCAGTATACACACCAGAAGTTGTTGCAATTCACACAACATGCCTCTCAGAGACAATTGGTGATGATGTAAACCAGATCATTGAAGACGTAAAGATGGAAGAGCTCATTGACCCTTCTATCAAGCTCTGTGCTGCATCAACTCCAAGTTATGTGGGTTCCCACGTAACAGGCTATGACAATATGGTAAAGTCATTCGTTACAACCTTTGCCACAAAGACAAAGCCGAATGGTAAGCTTAACCTGATCCCAGGTTTTGTGGACCCTGGAGACATACGCGAGATGAAGAGGATACTCTCCATCATGAAGATCCCAGCTATCGTATTCCCTGACCAGACAGATGTATTCGATGTAGGAATTACCGGAGATGGAGGACTCTTTGCAAAGGGCGGTACACCAATAGGAGATGTTGAGGACAGCGCAAACTCAATGGGAACCATTGCACTCTGTCATATGGCAGGAGGCGCAGCAGCAAATGTATTCCATAACAAGTTCAAGATGCCAGTACAGATCGGACCTGTGCCAATAGGTGTTCGTTTCACTGACAGATTCATCATGAAGGCAGCAGAGCTTGCAAACGTCCCAATCCCACCGGAACTGGAACATGAAAGAGCAAGAGTTGTTGATATGATGACAGATGCTCACTCACACTTCTATGGAAAGAAGGTAGCCATCTTCGGTGACTGCGACATAATAGAAGGTCTGACAAGCCTGGTGCTTGAAATGGGAATGGAACCAACTGTGATCCTCTCTGGTTCAGTGAGCAAGGATTTCGAAGAAAGAGTTTCAGAAATGGTTCATCCACTGTACCCTAACTCACAGATCCTAACCGGAGCAGATCTTTTCACACTCCACCAGATCATAAAGAACGAGCCTGTAGACATGCTGATCGGTAACACCTATGGAAAGTACATAGCACTTGCTGAAGATATTCCGCTGATCAGAGTCGGCTTCCCAATCATGGACAGGGCAAACCTGCACCACTTCCCTGTCATGGGATACGCAGGAGCAGCTCGCATGATCGAGTGGATAGGAAACACATTCTTGGACATTAAGGACAAGACGGTTCCTGAAGAAGAACTTGAGGTCGTTCAATAA
- the nifE gene encoding nitrogenase iron-molybdenum cofactor biosynthesis protein NifE, with product MPDITSVVDTLDERKPYIELKQAKKSSELACDNTSIAGSMSQRACVYSGARVALNPVTDAVHLVHGPIGCASYTWDIRGSLSSDKETFRTSFSTDMKELDVVFGGEKKLSKSIDEIVELYNPPVIFVYSTCIVGIIGDDLEAVCKDASERVGIPVIPVKSEGFKGTKSDGYKAACNALMQIIGTKEPEITSEYRINIFGDYNVAGDVWLVKPLFEKMGIQVITSMTGDATVDTISKSHGAQLNLVQCSGSMTYLAKWMMKKYGIPFTKVSYFGIEDLAIALRTTAEFFGSEEMMRIAEEIIEKETARIMPEIQAIRNRVQGKTAAIYMGGAAKALTLIKGFRELGMEVVIIGTQTGKRDDYKQISYQVKDGTVIVDDANPLELADLLVNQKADLMVAGVKERFLAYKLGVSFCDFNHDRVIEFEGYDGFLNFAREIDTSINSPVWGYVRSKLGAGTTQTKGTSESAEQNTADSKKVVGERSNMHDININTLQGSVI from the coding sequence ATGCCAGACATTACAAGTGTAGTAGACACACTGGATGAAAGAAAGCCATATATAGAACTGAAGCAGGCAAAGAAGAGCAGCGAACTAGCATGCGATAATACATCCATCGCCGGTTCAATGAGCCAGAGAGCCTGTGTGTATTCAGGTGCTCGCGTGGCATTAAATCCTGTGACCGATGCAGTACACCTCGTACACGGTCCAATCGGATGTGCAAGTTACACCTGGGATATCAGGGGTAGCCTGTCAAGTGACAAGGAAACGTTCCGTACCAGTTTCTCAACTGATATGAAGGAACTTGACGTAGTGTTCGGCGGAGAGAAAAAACTCTCAAAGAGCATAGATGAGATCGTTGAGTTATACAACCCTCCGGTCATCTTTGTCTATTCAACCTGTATTGTCGGTATCATCGGAGATGATCTCGAAGCTGTATGTAAGGATGCAAGCGAAAGAGTAGGAATCCCAGTTATACCTGTAAAGTCAGAAGGCTTCAAGGGAACAAAGTCCGATGGATATAAGGCAGCATGCAATGCACTTATGCAGATCATCGGGACAAAGGAACCTGAAATAACCTCTGAATACAGGATCAATATATTTGGCGACTACAATGTAGCAGGAGATGTATGGCTGGTAAAGCCCCTCTTTGAAAAGATGGGAATACAGGTCATCACTTCTATGACAGGAGATGCAACAGTAGATACCATCTCAAAGTCACACGGGGCCCAGTTGAATTTAGTGCAATGCTCAGGTTCCATGACATACCTTGCAAAGTGGATGATGAAGAAGTATGGAATTCCTTTCACCAAGGTGAGTTATTTTGGAATAGAGGATCTTGCAATTGCACTTAGAACAACAGCTGAGTTCTTTGGTTCTGAAGAAATGATGAGAATCGCTGAAGAGATCATTGAAAAGGAAACAGCAAGAATAATGCCCGAGATTCAGGCAATCAGAAACCGGGTTCAGGGAAAGACTGCAGCAATTTACATGGGCGGTGCTGCCAAGGCACTTACACTCATAAAGGGCTTCCGGGAACTTGGAATGGAAGTCGTTATAATAGGTACACAGACTGGAAAGCGGGATGACTACAAGCAGATAAGTTACCAGGTAAAGGACGGAACTGTCATTGTAGATGATGCAAACCCGCTGGAACTTGCTGACCTTCTTGTTAATCAGAAGGCAGACCTGATGGTAGCAGGCGTCAAGGAAAGATTCCTGGCTTATAAGCTTGGAGTCTCTTTCTGTGATTTCAATCATGACAGAGTCATTGAGTTCGAAGGATATGACGGGTTCCTGAACTTCGCAAGGGAAATTGACACTTCAATAAACAGTCCTGTGTGGGGATATGTAAGAAGCAAGCTGGGAGCCGGAACTACGCAAACAAAGGGCACCAGCGAATCTGCTGAACAAAACACAGCAGACTCCAAGAAGGTTGTAGGGGAGAGAAGCAATATGCATGACATTAACATAAATACATTACAGGGGTCTGTGATATGA
- a CDS encoding nitrogenase component 1 — translation MSERNYTTVNPCIMCQPIGSVMAFKGIEDSMVLLHGSQGCSTYMRLHLAHHFREPVDIASSSLSEKGAVYGGSENLKKALKNIISRYDPKVIGVSTTCLAETIGDDISRIISEFREEENIGDERIIIPVPTPSYEESHNSGYIKAVEAIVKTFTLEDSKKEIFNNKLNVVLSENISPEDTREMKHLFTSIVGHNSFILLPDISETFDAPMTGDLHKIPLGGTTHSDIADMKNSAATIGLGITNDNRAVNYLEQTFDIPSQNLPLPIGLEYTDKVLNALAEISGMEIPDEFQKERGRLIDAMVDAHKYVYGTKVAIYGDPNNVLGMLSLALENGMHPILVVASSKSPRFAEHAMERVNQVKPDCDVTILEDVDFDTFNDAVKKAKPQMLIGNSNGKYIAKDMNIPLIRFGFPIHDRVGAQRTLILGYKGAMRMLDRITNTILDVQDAEMAAKWSEPESYVPLGESSFHSAEA, via the coding sequence ATGAGCGAACGTAACTATACAACGGTCAACCCCTGTATAATGTGCCAGCCTATCGGCAGCGTGATGGCATTTAAGGGAATAGAAGACTCAATGGTCCTGCTACACGGGTCCCAGGGTTGCAGTACATATATGAGACTGCACCTTGCACACCACTTCAGGGAACCTGTAGACATAGCTTCAAGCTCACTTAGTGAGAAGGGGGCAGTCTATGGTGGAAGCGAGAACCTGAAGAAGGCACTTAAGAACATAATATCACGCTACGACCCAAAGGTTATCGGTGTTTCAACAACATGTCTCGCTGAAACCATCGGAGATGACATTTCCCGTATAATCAGTGAATTCAGGGAAGAAGAAAATATTGGCGATGAAAGGATAATCATCCCTGTGCCAACACCCAGCTATGAAGAAAGCCACAACAGTGGATACATCAAGGCTGTAGAGGCCATTGTCAAGACCTTTACACTGGAAGATTCCAAGAAGGAAATATTCAATAATAAGCTCAATGTCGTGCTTTCAGAGAATATCTCTCCGGAAGATACCAGGGAAATGAAGCACCTTTTCACCAGTATCGTAGGACATAATTCATTCATACTTCTGCCTGACATCTCAGAGACCTTTGATGCACCTATGACCGGAGATCTTCACAAGATCCCTCTTGGTGGAACAACACACTCCGATATTGCAGACATGAAGAATAGTGCAGCAACCATCGGACTGGGGATTACAAACGACAACAGGGCAGTCAATTATCTCGAACAGACATTTGACATCCCCTCACAGAATTTGCCACTTCCCATCGGACTTGAATACACTGACAAGGTGCTGAATGCATTAGCAGAGATATCCGGAATGGAAATACCTGATGAGTTCCAGAAGGAAAGAGGCAGACTCATCGATGCCATGGTGGATGCTCACAAGTATGTTTATGGTACTAAGGTTGCTATCTACGGAGATCCAAACAATGTGCTGGGAATGTTATCCCTTGCACTTGAGAATGGCATGCATCCGATACTTGTGGTTGCTTCCAGCAAGTCACCAAGATTTGCAGAACATGCTATGGAAAGGGTCAATCAGGTAAAGCCAGACTGTGATGTCACAATCCTTGAGGATGTGGACTTTGATACTTTCAATGACGCTGTCAAAAAGGCAAAGCCTCAGATGCTCATTGGAAACTCCAATGGAAAGTACATTGCAAAGGATATGAATATCCCATTAATAAGATTCGGATTCCCTATACACGACAGGGTCGGTGCCCAGAGGACACTGATACTTGGGTATAAGGGAGCAATGCGCATGCTTGACAGGATAACCAATACTATCCTGGATGTTCAGGACGCTGAAATGGCTGCGAAATGGTCTGAACCGGAAAGCTATGTTCCGCTCGGCGAAAGTAGCTTTCACTCCGCAGAAGCGTGA
- a CDS encoding nitroreductase family protein — protein sequence MGVEENSVIENIKTRRSVMEYIDREVSDEDIKTIIDAGIHAPSGFNSQPWFFVVVKNREMMKRMSDHCKPRLLGQLEETTDESAMGFKKELAREEFNIFYDAPALIIVLGHNAGFTTDYDCSLCAENMMLAAHSMGISSCWVGTGCFIQDNPEILEELGITPDYRVIAPIVFGYSVKEPEEPPKNEPRVVWVY from the coding sequence ATGGGAGTGGAAGAAAACAGCGTAATTGAAAATATAAAGACACGAAGAAGTGTCATGGAATATATTGACAGGGAAGTAAGTGACGAAGACATCAAGACAATAATCGATGCCGGAATTCATGCTCCTTCCGGTTTTAACAGTCAGCCATGGTTCTTTGTCGTGGTAAAGAACCGTGAAATGATGAAAAGGATGTCCGATCATTGCAAGCCACGTCTTCTGGGACAACTGGAAGAGACGACCGATGAATCTGCAATGGGATTCAAAAAAGAACTTGCAAGAGAAGAGTTCAACATCTTCTACGATGCTCCTGCACTTATTATCGTTCTTGGACACAATGCAGGTTTTACCACAGATTATGATTGTTCCCTGTGTGCTGAGAATATGATGCTTGCAGCACATTCCATGGGCATCAGCAGTTGCTGGGTAGGAACCGGATGTTTCATTCAGGATAATCCAGAGATACTGGAAGAACTTGGCATAACACCTGATTACAGGGTCATTGCACCTATTGTGTTCGGGTATTCAGTAAAGGAACCTGAAGAACCGCCTAAGAATGAACCCCGGGTTGTCTGGGTGTACTGA